The following proteins are encoded in a genomic region of Notolabrus celidotus isolate fNotCel1 chromosome 19, fNotCel1.pri, whole genome shotgun sequence:
- the pgam2 gene encoding phosphoglycerate mutase 2 has translation MAAVHRLVIVRHGESAWNQENRFCGWFDADLSEKGMEEAKRGALAIKEAGIKFDVCYTSVLKRAVKTLWTIMEGTDQMWLPVIRTWRLNERHYGGLTGLNKAETAEKHGEEQVKIWRRSFDTPPPPMDKEHAYNKIISESRRYKNLKPGELPTCESLKDTIARALPFWNDVIAPEIKAGKNVIIAAHGNSLRGIVKHLEGMSDAAIMELNLPTGIPIVYELDADLKPVKPMSFLGDEETVKKAMEAVAAQGKAKK, from the exons ATGGCTGCCGTCCATCGTTTGGTTATTGTCCGCCACGGTGAGAGCGCCTGGAACCAAGAGAACCGTTTCTGCGGCTGGTTCGATGCTGACCTCAGTGAGAAGGGTATGGAGGAGGCCAAGCGTGGGGCGCTGGCCATCAAGGAAGCAGGCATCAAGTTTGATGTGTGCTACACCTCTGTGCTGAAACGAGCAGTCAAGACCCTGTGGACCATCATGGAAGGCACAGACCAGATGTGGCTGCCTGTGATTCGTACCTGGCGTCTGAATGAGCGTCACTACGGAGGCCTCACTGGTCTCAACAAGGCCGAGACAGCTGAGAAGCACGGAGAGGAGCAGGTGAAGATCTGGCGCCGCTCCTTTGACACCCCACCTCCACCTATGGACAAGGAACACGCTTATAACAAAATCATCAGTGAG TCCCGGCGTTACAAGAACCTGAAGCCTGGTGAGCTCCCAACATGTGAATCACTAAAGGACACCATCGCCCGTGCCCTGCCTTTCTGGAATGACGTCATCGCCCCTGAAATCAAGGCGGGAAAGAATGTCATCATCGCTGCCCACGGCAACAGCCTCCGTGGCATCGTCAAGCACTTAGAAG GTATGTCTGATGCTGCCATCATGGAGCTGAATCTGCCAACAGGAATCCCAATCGTGTACGAGCTGGATGCAGACCTGAAGCCAGTTAAGCCCATGTCTTTCCTCGGTGATGAGGAAACCGTAAAGAAGGCCATGGAGGCCGTGGCTGCTCAGGGCAAAGCCAAGAAGTAA
- the LOC117831065 gene encoding syntaxin-2-like isoform X2, giving the protein MTAAVEKTVNMEDFFQQVGEVRCLIEKISCQAEEVERRHGAILANSNQDKKSRKELELLNNETKKNVNLVRAKLKSMQKDLPVDENSTSASVIQRIHKNQHSHLTRWFADVMRGYHKAQIGFRDKCKAQIQRQLEIVNRVTTDDELEEMLHRENLTIFISDINSNARISSQALSEIESRHQDIICLESGIKELHEVFADTAMLLESHGDLINNIEKNVTGAAEYVDVSKEETHKAVTYKKNPYKIASLPSFFKGLKRQASTKTANDQNTSEVNHD; this is encoded by the exons atgacagctgccgtagagaagACAGTTAACATGGAGGATTTTTTCCAACAG GTGGGAGAGGTTAGATGCCTCATTGAGAAGATCTCCTGTCAagcagaggaggtggagaggagaCATGGCGCCATCCTTGCCAATTCAAACCAAGACAAGA AAAGCAGAAAGGAACTGGAGCTGCTAAACAATGAGACCAAGAAGAATGTAAACCTGGTCCGAGCCAAGTTAAAAT CAATGCAGAAGGACCTGCCGGTAGACGAGAACAGCACAAGTGCCTCAGTCATCCAGCGAATTCACAAGAACCAG CACTCGCATCTGACTCGATGGTTTGCTGACGTCATGAGGGGATACCACAAAGCTCAAATCGGCTTCAGAGATAAATGCAAAGCTCAAATTCAGAGACAGCTAGAGATTG tgaatAGAGTTactacagatgatgagttagaGGAGATGCTGCACCGTGAAAATCTTACCATCTTCATATCTGAT ATCAACTCCAATGCTCGAATTTCGAGCCAGGCTCTAAGTGAGATTGAATCTCGTCATCAGGACATCATCTGCCTGGAGTCCGGCATCAAAGAGCTGCACGAGGTGTTTGCTGACACTGCCATGCTCTTGGAGAGTCAC GGGGACTTGATCAACAACATTGAAAAGAATGTGACGGGTGCAGCAGAGTATGTAGACGTGTCCAAAGAAGAAACCCACAAAGCAGTCACGTACAAGAAAAACCCATACAAGATAGCATCACTGCCAAGCTTCTTCAAGGGTTTGAAGAGGCAAGCAAGTACTAAAACTGCAAATGATCAAAACACCTCAGAGGTAAACCATGACTGA
- the LOC117831065 gene encoding syntaxin-2-like isoform X1, whose translation MAGFIITTGLRQDSMTAAVEKTVNMEDFFQQVGEVRCLIEKISCQAEEVERRHGAILANSNQDKKSRKELELLNNETKKNVNLVRAKLKSMQKDLPVDENSTSASVIQRIHKNQHSHLTRWFADVMRGYHKAQIGFRDKCKAQIQRQLEIVNRVTTDDELEEMLHRENLTIFISDINSNARISSQALSEIESRHQDIICLESGIKELHEVFADTAMLLESHGDLINNIEKNVTGAAEYVDVSKEETHKAVTYKKNPYKIASLPSFFKGLKRQASTKTANDQNTSEVNHD comes from the exons ATGGCAGGCTTTATAATAACTACCGGTTTG CGGCAGGATAGtatgacagctgccgtagagaagACAGTTAACATGGAGGATTTTTTCCAACAG GTGGGAGAGGTTAGATGCCTCATTGAGAAGATCTCCTGTCAagcagaggaggtggagaggagaCATGGCGCCATCCTTGCCAATTCAAACCAAGACAAGA AAAGCAGAAAGGAACTGGAGCTGCTAAACAATGAGACCAAGAAGAATGTAAACCTGGTCCGAGCCAAGTTAAAAT CAATGCAGAAGGACCTGCCGGTAGACGAGAACAGCACAAGTGCCTCAGTCATCCAGCGAATTCACAAGAACCAG CACTCGCATCTGACTCGATGGTTTGCTGACGTCATGAGGGGATACCACAAAGCTCAAATCGGCTTCAGAGATAAATGCAAAGCTCAAATTCAGAGACAGCTAGAGATTG tgaatAGAGTTactacagatgatgagttagaGGAGATGCTGCACCGTGAAAATCTTACCATCTTCATATCTGAT ATCAACTCCAATGCTCGAATTTCGAGCCAGGCTCTAAGTGAGATTGAATCTCGTCATCAGGACATCATCTGCCTGGAGTCCGGCATCAAAGAGCTGCACGAGGTGTTTGCTGACACTGCCATGCTCTTGGAGAGTCAC GGGGACTTGATCAACAACATTGAAAAGAATGTGACGGGTGCAGCAGAGTATGTAGACGTGTCCAAAGAAGAAACCCACAAAGCAGTCACGTACAAGAAAAACCCATACAAGATAGCATCACTGCCAAGCTTCTTCAAGGGTTTGAAGAGGCAAGCAAGTACTAAAACTGCAAATGATCAAAACACCTCAGAGGTAAACCATGACTGA